One stretch of Streptomyces sp. MMBL 11-1 DNA includes these proteins:
- a CDS encoding alpha/beta hydrolase, whose amino-acid sequence MTVFILVAGAFTGPHVWRDTAARLTADGAEVRTVALTALGGRPADPGAAVDLETHVADVLAVIDAVAGEDGREIVLVGHEYGIHPVLGAADRRAGAIARIVYLDAGMPRDGVPALAAVPDQRLREEVMERAAGGGEGGYGGELPPPARDAWSRWGSTEGLSEAALDGLTALAAPQPLGTLLQPLRLTGAVAEVPVTGVLCTGNGPGVAMLQILVDVGDPALRALAEAHVPFFELPTGHWPMLSCPAELAATLIEAAAGAGHRLTAADPTRTPAHLRPFLLDVPERPRERAGNTDLYLPDGPGPHPAVVFVHGGPVPAEARPTPRDWPTLTGYARHVAGQGVVGVTLDHRLRAVTDYEVAAADVADVVERVRADPRVDADRVALWFFSGGGPMAADWLTNPPAWLRCVAANYPVLAPLPSWGMDATRFHPVRAVSHAGRLPFVLVRAERESAEIAATVEEFLAEAARCGANVEVIDVPEGRHGFETLDLTHGAREAVHRAVSAVLGHVKG is encoded by the coding sequence ATGACGGTATTCATCCTGGTGGCCGGGGCGTTCACCGGACCGCACGTGTGGCGGGACACCGCCGCTCGGCTGACCGCGGACGGCGCCGAGGTGCGAACGGTGGCGCTCACCGCGCTCGGCGGGCGCCCCGCGGATCCCGGCGCGGCCGTCGACCTGGAGACCCATGTCGCAGACGTGCTCGCGGTGATCGACGCGGTGGCGGGGGAGGACGGCAGGGAGATCGTGCTCGTCGGCCACGAGTACGGCATCCACCCGGTGCTCGGCGCCGCCGACCGGAGGGCCGGGGCGATCGCCCGGATCGTCTACCTGGACGCCGGGATGCCCAGGGACGGAGTCCCCGCCCTGGCCGCCGTGCCCGACCAGCGCCTGCGCGAGGAAGTGATGGAGCGCGCCGCCGGAGGCGGGGAAGGGGGGTACGGGGGTGAGCTGCCGCCCCCGGCCCGGGACGCGTGGTCCCGCTGGGGGAGCACCGAGGGCCTCTCGGAGGCGGCGCTCGACGGGCTCACCGCTCTCGCGGCGCCGCAGCCGCTCGGAACGCTCCTGCAGCCGCTGCGGCTCACCGGAGCCGTGGCCGAGGTGCCCGTGACCGGGGTGCTCTGCACCGGCAACGGGCCGGGCGTCGCGATGCTCCAGATCCTGGTGGACGTCGGCGACCCCGCCCTCCGGGCCCTGGCCGAGGCCCACGTGCCCTTCTTCGAACTGCCCACGGGGCACTGGCCGATGCTGTCCTGCCCCGCCGAGCTGGCCGCGACCCTGATCGAGGCCGCGGCCGGCGCGGGACACCGGCTCACCGCCGCCGACCCCACCCGTACGCCCGCCCATCTGCGGCCGTTCCTCCTCGATGTGCCCGAACGGCCCCGCGAACGGGCCGGGAACACCGACCTCTATCTGCCGGACGGTCCGGGCCCGCACCCGGCCGTGGTGTTCGTGCACGGCGGACCGGTGCCCGCCGAGGCCAGGCCCACGCCCCGGGACTGGCCGACCCTCACGGGATACGCACGTCACGTCGCGGGGCAGGGCGTCGTGGGCGTGACGCTCGACCACCGTCTGCGCGCCGTCACCGACTACGAGGTGGCCGCCGCGGACGTGGCCGACGTGGTGGAGAGGGTGCGCGCCGATCCGCGGGTGGACGCGGACCGGGTCGCCCTGTGGTTCTTCTCGGGCGGAGGCCCGATGGCGGCGGACTGGCTGACGAACCCGCCGGCGTGGCTGCGCTGCGTGGCCGCGAACTACCCGGTCCTCGCGCCGCTGCCGAGCTGGGGAATGGACGCCACCCGCTTCCACCCGGTCCGGGCGGTCTCCCACGCCGGTCGCCTTCCCTTCGTGCTGGTCCGGGCGGAACGCGAGAGCGCCGAAATCGCCGCGACCGTTGAGGAGTTCCTGGCCGAGGCAGCCCGCTGCGGAGCGAACGTCGAGGTCATCGACGTACCGGAGGGGCGTCACGGCTTCGAGACGCTCGACCTGACCCACGGGGCGCGCGAGGCCGTGCACCGCGCGGTGAGCGCGGTGCTGGGCCACGTGAAGGGGTGA
- a CDS encoding MerR family transcriptional regulator has translation MFSSHDGLCTIGELAEHAGVSVKTVRFYSDRGLLPEASRSAGGHRRYAPESVQRLGMIRSLRGLDLSVPEVRRVLDEQDAQDGRDDGAAAGGALENAVAGRLRSLGSELAALRWREAALRLVQESPPAERPGRLRLVGAVAAPPNTASLARFWRAWLPPRMPARSVTAFLEAAVPHPPETPRPTQVLAFARLHAYVTRPCDGGGRGSCQPRAHGIAGARASAVLYAGLAEAYDLAGGELRRGAEPSPGEALDAFVDVYASTYGAHDTPAFRRVLADRLAADPRIDRYWDLTAEVISAPGGPPEPTPGSAHDWLLASLEAQLVATDGRGGARSVATGERPGPAAVSPGRGVPDGAGAVSSR, from the coding sequence GTGTTCTCGTCGCACGACGGTCTGTGCACCATCGGTGAACTGGCCGAGCACGCGGGCGTGAGCGTCAAGACCGTCCGTTTCTATTCGGACCGAGGGCTGCTTCCGGAGGCGTCCCGCAGCGCCGGCGGGCACCGCAGGTACGCCCCGGAGTCCGTGCAGCGGCTCGGCATGATCCGCTCTCTGCGCGGCCTCGACCTGTCGGTTCCCGAGGTGCGTCGCGTCCTCGACGAGCAGGACGCGCAAGATGGGCGGGACGACGGGGCCGCGGCGGGTGGCGCGCTGGAGAATGCCGTGGCCGGGCGGCTGCGCTCGCTGGGGTCCGAGCTGGCGGCGCTGCGCTGGCGGGAGGCCGCGCTCAGACTGGTGCAGGAGAGCCCGCCGGCCGAACGGCCGGGCCGGCTGCGGCTGGTCGGCGCGGTCGCCGCCCCGCCGAACACCGCCTCGCTGGCCCGATTCTGGCGGGCGTGGCTGCCGCCCCGCATGCCCGCCCGGTCCGTCACCGCCTTCCTGGAAGCGGCGGTGCCGCACCCGCCCGAGACCCCGCGGCCCACCCAGGTCCTCGCCTTCGCCCGGCTGCACGCCTACGTGACCCGTCCGTGCGACGGCGGGGGCCGCGGCTCCTGCCAGCCCCGGGCGCACGGCATCGCGGGGGCCCGTGCGTCGGCCGTGCTGTACGCGGGACTGGCCGAGGCGTACGACCTGGCGGGCGGGGAACTGCGCCGCGGCGCGGAGCCCTCCCCCGGCGAGGCGCTGGACGCGTTCGTGGACGTGTACGCGAGCACGTACGGCGCCCACGACACGCCCGCGTTCCGCCGCGTGCTGGCGGACCGGCTCGCGGCCGATCCGCGCATCGACCGGTACTGGGACCTGACGGCCGAGGTGATCAGCGCTCCCGGCGGCCCTCCCGAGCCGACGCCGGGCTCCGCGCACGACTGGCTTCTGGCTTCCCTGGAGGCGCAGTTGGTGGCGACGGACGGCCGCGGCGGTGCGCGGAGCGTGGCCACGGGTGAGCGGCCGGGGCCGGCCGCCGTCTCTCCCGGACGGGGCGTACCGGACGGGGCGGGGGCCGTTTCGTCCCGGTGA
- the yhfZ gene encoding GntR family transcriptional regulator YhfZ, whose amino-acid sequence MNDLDDRLLTRNGLAARQLAVLLLHHEPDTRLPRVRDFAQKLDCGNGTVQAALQLLEEAGAIATTARGHLGTFLVRSDRTVLWRLSGLGTLLAAMPLPYSRRYEGLATGLRSAFEEAGAPFAITFMRGAGARTAALLEGKVDLVVLSRFAADQLIAEHPVELVADLGPATYVGAHGMLVRRGADLAAPGLRVAIDHASEDLRMLVERVFAGRDDIEWREASYMQLHDLFARNEVDATVWNLDEAQDRLGLGVDVVPLGDEVTRELALRNSTAAVIGRTEGAKSLAAVRESLDLSTVTRLQSEVLRGERVPSY is encoded by the coding sequence GTGAACGACCTCGACGACCGCCTCCTCACGCGCAACGGCCTCGCCGCCCGGCAGCTGGCCGTCCTGCTCCTGCATCACGAGCCGGACACCCGTCTGCCCCGCGTGCGCGACTTCGCCCAGAAGCTGGACTGCGGGAACGGAACCGTCCAGGCGGCCCTCCAGCTGCTGGAGGAGGCCGGAGCGATCGCCACGACCGCGCGCGGCCACCTGGGGACCTTCCTGGTCCGCTCGGACCGCACCGTCCTGTGGCGGCTGTCCGGGCTGGGGACCCTGCTCGCGGCCATGCCGCTCCCCTACTCGCGCAGGTACGAGGGGCTGGCGACCGGGCTGCGCAGCGCCTTCGAGGAGGCGGGCGCGCCGTTCGCGATCACGTTCATGCGGGGCGCCGGAGCCCGCACCGCCGCCCTGCTGGAGGGCAAGGTCGACCTGGTGGTGCTGTCGCGCTTCGCGGCCGACCAGCTGATCGCCGAGCATCCGGTGGAGCTGGTGGCCGACCTCGGCCCCGCCACCTATGTCGGCGCGCACGGCATGCTCGTCCGGCGTGGTGCGGACCTGGCCGCACCGGGGCTCCGCGTGGCGATCGACCACGCCTCGGAGGATCTGCGCATGCTCGTGGAGCGGGTGTTCGCCGGCCGGGACGACATCGAGTGGCGGGAGGCCTCCTACATGCAACTGCACGACCTGTTCGCACGGAACGAGGTGGACGCGACCGTCTGGAACCTCGACGAGGCGCAGGACCGGCTCGGGCTCGGCGTCGACGTGGTGCCGCTCGGGGACGAGGTCACCCGGGAGCTGGCTCTGCGCAACTCCACCGCCGCGGTGATCGGCCGGACCGAGGGAGCGAAGTCGCTCGCCGCCGTCCGCGAGTCGCTCGACCTGTCCACGGTGACACGGCTGCAGAGTGAGGTACTGCGGGGAGAGCGCGTCCCCTCGTACTGA
- a CDS encoding PRD domain-containing protein, with translation MDDQLALRIQLFREGGQVTPEVADFVAAELAALEAEGHLITEATAAILTSHLMMAIGRLLNGEPIEQFLTDDQVAAELADHPEAVARARAVAARAERELGAALPGSEINFLGMHLAVLARQSPPAPAS, from the coding sequence ATGGACGACCAGCTCGCGCTGCGGATCCAGCTGTTCCGCGAAGGCGGTCAGGTCACACCCGAGGTGGCCGATTTCGTCGCCGCCGAACTCGCCGCCCTGGAAGCCGAGGGGCACCTGATCACCGAGGCGACGGCCGCCATACTGACCAGCCATCTCATGATGGCCATCGGCCGCCTGCTGAACGGTGAGCCGATCGAGCAGTTCCTCACCGACGACCAGGTCGCCGCCGAACTGGCGGACCATCCGGAAGCGGTCGCCCGCGCGCGGGCTGTCGCCGCACGGGCCGAGCGCGAGCTGGGGGCCGCGCTCCCCGGATCCGAGATCAACTTCCTCGGCATGCACCTGGCCGTACTCGCCCGGCAGTCCCCGCCCGCCCCCGCGTCCTGA
- a CDS encoding DUF2620 domain-containing protein produces MTKILTGGVGKVEVTQAIGKLGIDSLDVVPSSDMDAAMKLRAGQADYYLGTCHTGAGASLGVLVGLLGSASCHTFGRSVPTEDAIAALLADGKKAFGFSMDQIDVIAPLMARAIAARG; encoded by the coding sequence ATGACGAAGATCCTCACCGGTGGAGTCGGCAAGGTCGAGGTCACCCAGGCCATCGGCAAGCTCGGCATCGACTCCCTCGATGTCGTTCCCTCCAGCGACATGGACGCCGCGATGAAGCTGCGGGCCGGCCAGGCCGACTACTACCTGGGCACCTGCCACACCGGCGCGGGCGCGTCGCTGGGGGTGCTCGTCGGTCTCCTCGGCAGCGCCTCCTGCCACACCTTCGGCCGGAGCGTCCCCACCGAGGACGCGATCGCCGCCCTGCTCGCCGACGGCAAGAAGGCCTTCGGTTTCTCGATGGACCAGATCGACGTCATCGCCCCGCTGATGGCCCGTGCCATCGCGGCCCGCGGCTGA
- a CDS encoding YhfT family protein, which yields MSTTLAAGAELDFSLAQQLTVIALCALTAFIAHMALAVFNDGVRPFLLDFIQGRTTRSATTAVSFGLSAGFIFGLGAPMALSTGVLNPWLLFLPTDILGMLSPKKWLAPVLGGAWGAVVVFGLNGANNIAHDLPVDFLTAMQQMSTPILFLFTLFPVLAITKQFGRKWGGIAGVLELALVVMTMKLWPDMFAGALAMAVGVLMLIGLAVSKDLRQRRADRASGVVEEVTGDDPMASLFSASAARLRKYLPLFMLLGAGVCVLAQMHVFGGGEATSFLIAKGQYAEAAQVDFYRVFGFIPLIATTALASGAYGIAGFTLVYPIGYLMPNPFLAAVVGALVFAVEVLALSWIGKVLGKLPSVRDSSEHLRSAIGDTLQLAILFGSLMAANAMGGGLGILVVGGLYLLNESMGRPVVRMAAAPAAVIIGGVLLNILYWLDLFTPVTG from the coding sequence GTGAGCACCACCCTCGCCGCCGGCGCGGAACTCGACTTCTCGCTGGCCCAGCAACTGACCGTGATAGCCCTCTGCGCGCTCACGGCGTTCATCGCGCACATGGCGCTGGCCGTCTTCAACGACGGTGTGCGCCCCTTCCTGCTGGACTTCATCCAGGGGCGCACCACCCGCAGCGCGACGACGGCTGTCTCGTTCGGGCTCTCCGCCGGGTTCATCTTCGGGCTCGGCGCGCCGATGGCCCTGTCCACCGGCGTGCTGAACCCGTGGCTGCTCTTCCTGCCCACGGACATCCTCGGAATGCTGTCACCGAAGAAGTGGCTGGCCCCGGTCCTCGGCGGCGCGTGGGGCGCGGTGGTGGTCTTCGGACTGAACGGCGCCAACAACATCGCCCATGATCTCCCGGTCGACTTCCTGACCGCGATGCAGCAGATGTCGACGCCGATCCTGTTCCTGTTCACGCTCTTCCCGGTGCTCGCCATCACCAAGCAGTTCGGCCGCAAGTGGGGCGGCATCGCGGGCGTCCTCGAACTGGCCCTGGTCGTCATGACGATGAAGCTGTGGCCCGACATGTTCGCCGGGGCGCTGGCCATGGCGGTGGGCGTGCTGATGCTCATCGGCCTCGCCGTCTCCAAGGACCTGCGGCAGCGCCGGGCCGACCGCGCGTCGGGCGTCGTGGAGGAGGTGACCGGGGACGACCCGATGGCGTCCCTCTTCAGCGCCAGCGCGGCTCGGCTGCGGAAGTACCTGCCGCTGTTCATGCTGCTGGGCGCGGGAGTGTGCGTCCTCGCCCAGATGCACGTGTTCGGCGGCGGCGAGGCGACCAGCTTCCTGATCGCGAAGGGGCAGTACGCGGAGGCGGCACAGGTCGACTTCTACCGGGTCTTCGGCTTCATCCCGCTGATCGCGACCACCGCCCTGGCGTCCGGCGCGTACGGCATCGCGGGCTTCACCCTGGTGTACCCGATCGGGTACCTCATGCCCAACCCGTTCCTCGCCGCCGTCGTCGGTGCGCTCGTGTTCGCCGTCGAGGTGCTGGCCCTCTCCTGGATCGGCAAGGTGCTCGGCAAACTGCCGAGCGTCCGGGACTCCTCGGAGCATCTGCGCAGCGCCATCGGGGACACCCTCCAGCTCGCGATCCTCTTCGGTTCGCTGATGGCCGCCAACGCCATGGGCGGCGGGCTCGGCATCCTCGTCGTCGGCGGGCTCTACCTGCTGAACGAGTCGATGGGCCGGCCCGTCGTGAGGATGGCCGCGGCCCCGGCGGCCGTGATCATCGGTGGCGTCCTCCTCAACATCCTGTACTGGCTCGACCTGTTCACCCCGGTCACGGGCTGA
- a CDS encoding phosphotriesterase family protein, which yields MNHPAPHTLHTVTGELRAASVRGPALAHEHLVLDLDRVGDGAAVLAPERHAAAVAAELATLREKYGLALLVELTCRGMGRDIRALSRIARETGVAVVAATGWYYEPFHTPEIDALDVAALAGVLVREIEDGIDGSGVKPGVLGEIGSHGDVPTAAEAKVLRAGARAALATGLSVATHAQLGRGGLAQLELLTGEGLPAHRVSIGHQDLLDDPCVHRELAASGAYVAFDTVGKAAYQSDETRLRLLLALLEAGHADRALLSCDISRHGYLRDEGGQGYGHLFASFLPRLRAAGADDDLIDLLTRRNPVRFLTGATVEEN from the coding sequence ATGAACCACCCCGCACCGCACACCCTGCACACCGTCACCGGAGAACTCCGGGCCGCTTCGGTACGCGGCCCCGCCCTCGCCCACGAACACCTCGTCCTCGACCTGGACCGCGTGGGCGACGGCGCGGCCGTCCTCGCACCGGAACGCCACGCGGCGGCCGTGGCCGCCGAACTCGCCACGCTGCGCGAGAAGTACGGCCTGGCCCTGCTCGTCGAGCTGACCTGCCGGGGCATGGGACGCGACATCCGCGCGCTGTCCCGCATCGCCCGGGAGACCGGCGTCGCCGTCGTGGCCGCGACCGGCTGGTACTACGAGCCGTTCCACACGCCGGAGATCGACGCCCTCGACGTTGCGGCGCTCGCCGGCGTCCTCGTCCGGGAGATCGAGGACGGCATCGACGGGAGCGGCGTCAAGCCCGGCGTCCTCGGGGAGATCGGCAGCCACGGCGACGTACCCACCGCCGCCGAGGCCAAGGTGCTACGGGCCGGCGCACGCGCCGCGCTGGCCACCGGCCTCTCCGTCGCCACCCACGCCCAGCTCGGCCGGGGCGGCCTCGCCCAGTTGGAGCTGCTCACCGGTGAGGGCCTGCCCGCCCACCGCGTGAGCATCGGGCACCAGGACCTCCTGGACGACCCCTGCGTCCACCGGGAGCTGGCGGCGAGCGGTGCGTACGTCGCGTTCGACACCGTGGGCAAGGCCGCGTACCAGAGCGACGAGACCCGGCTGCGGCTGCTGCTCGCGCTGCTGGAGGCAGGCCACGCCGACCGGGCCCTGCTCAGCTGTGACATCTCCCGCCACGGCTATCTGCGCGACGAGGGCGGCCAGGGGTACGGGCACCTCTTCGCGAGCTTCCTGCCCCGGCTGCGGGCGGCCGGGGCCGACGACGACCTGATCGACCTGCTGACCCGCCGCAATCCGGTGCGCTTCCTGACCGGCGCGACCGTGGAGGAGAACTGA
- a CDS encoding aminotransferase class V-fold PLP-dependent enzyme: MSPAPPPALPVTFPLPTVALEDAAARQFRLLEATAAHFEGDQLFCADAGVVPGLGRPRTTARVEAVLADFFGAEDAALVQGAGTGAIRAALNAVVRADDDLLIHRAPVYRTTEVTFRGIGVRTTEADFNDPAALDTALASGRYRWAYVQHTRQRLADSYDPAEVIAACRAAGVRTIVDDNYAVMRTPAAGVELGADASCFSLFKLHGPEGVGLVVGARDLVEGVRRDNYSGGGQVQGHQALDALRALTHVPLLWAAQSRVGTEVAERLAAGEVAGVAEVRVANAQDRCLLIRLDRPVAAELPSVAARFGAAPYPVGSNSRYEIAPLFYRMSSSALDDAPELADWTVRVNPMRAGADLVIDILRRSLAAMADPKDH; the protein is encoded by the coding sequence ATGAGCCCCGCACCCCCGCCCGCGCTCCCCGTGACCTTTCCGCTGCCGACGGTGGCCCTGGAGGACGCCGCGGCCCGGCAGTTTCGGCTGCTGGAGGCCACCGCCGCGCACTTCGAGGGCGACCAGCTGTTCTGCGCCGACGCGGGAGTCGTCCCCGGCCTCGGCCGGCCCCGCACCACCGCCCGCGTCGAGGCGGTCCTCGCCGACTTCTTCGGCGCCGAGGACGCCGCCCTCGTACAGGGCGCGGGCACCGGGGCGATCCGGGCCGCGCTCAACGCCGTCGTCCGGGCGGACGACGACCTGCTCATCCACCGGGCCCCGGTCTACCGCACCACCGAGGTCACCTTCCGGGGCATCGGCGTACGCACCACGGAGGCGGACTTCAACGACCCGGCGGCGCTCGACACCGCTCTGGCGTCCGGGCGGTACCGGTGGGCGTACGTCCAGCACACCCGGCAGCGGCTGGCGGACTCCTACGATCCGGCCGAGGTCATCGCCGCCTGCCGGGCGGCCGGGGTCCGCACGATCGTGGACGACAACTACGCCGTCATGCGCACCCCCGCCGCCGGGGTGGAACTGGGCGCCGACGCCTCCTGCTTCTCGCTGTTCAAACTTCACGGGCCCGAGGGCGTCGGCCTGGTCGTGGGCGCCCGCGACCTGGTCGAGGGAGTCCGCCGCGACAACTACTCCGGCGGCGGGCAGGTCCAGGGCCACCAGGCGCTGGACGCGCTGCGCGCCCTCACCCACGTACCGCTCCTGTGGGCCGCGCAGTCCCGGGTGGGGACGGAGGTCGCCGAACGGCTCGCGGCCGGTGAGGTGGCCGGGGTGGCGGAGGTACGCGTCGCCAACGCCCAGGACCGCTGCCTGCTGATCCGGCTGGACCGGCCCGTCGCCGCCGAACTGCCGTCCGTCGCCGCACGGTTCGGCGCCGCGCCCTACCCCGTCGGCTCCAACTCGCGCTACGAGATCGCCCCGCTCTTCTACCGGATGTCCAGCTCCGCCCTGGACGACGCCCCGGAGCTGGCCGACTGGACCGTACGCGTCAACCCGATGCGGGCCGGCGCGGACCTCGTCATCGACATCCTGCGCCGCTCGCTCGCCGCGATGGCCGACCCGAAGGACCACTGA
- a CDS encoding YhfX family PLP-dependent enzyme, producing MFLDTVLTRNPELVDAAAALHRRGEIPPDTYVMDLDAVESNAALLAAEAEHLGLGLWFVVKQIGRNPELIRAIARHIPRSAAIDPAEARTLHAAGARPGNLGHLVQIPRRQLPGMLAWRPENVTVFDLANARAVSDAARELGFVQDVLIRLEGAGGIVYPGQEGGVPVERLDAFAEAAEALPGIRIAGVTAFPCVLCDPATGLPTATATFDLALKARDLLAARGHRDLRLSAPSATSMASLPLLAERGATHGEPGHALTGTTPLHALDPAQPEKPAYVYVSEVAHTLDDGRPALFGGGFYARSHIRGALLPRTGTRLGVRDAPAENIDYYRLLDAPPPGSDVRLGDTALLAFRTQIFVTRSTVAVVSGLASGRPRLNGLYDAHGRAL from the coding sequence GTGTTTCTCGACACCGTGCTCACCCGCAACCCCGAGCTCGTCGACGCCGCGGCCGCCCTGCACCGGCGGGGCGAGATCCCGCCCGACACGTATGTGATGGACCTCGACGCCGTCGAGTCCAACGCCGCCCTGCTGGCGGCCGAGGCCGAACACCTCGGCCTCGGCCTGTGGTTCGTCGTCAAACAGATCGGACGCAACCCGGAACTGATCCGGGCAATCGCCCGGCACATCCCCCGCTCCGCCGCCATCGATCCGGCCGAGGCCCGGACCCTGCACGCGGCCGGGGCGAGGCCGGGCAACCTCGGCCACCTCGTGCAGATTCCCCGGCGGCAACTGCCCGGCATGCTGGCGTGGCGGCCGGAGAACGTCACGGTCTTCGACCTGGCCAACGCCCGTGCCGTCTCGGACGCGGCCCGGGAGCTGGGCTTCGTCCAGGACGTCCTGATCCGGCTCGAAGGCGCCGGGGGCATCGTCTACCCGGGACAGGAGGGCGGGGTTCCGGTGGAGCGGCTGGACGCCTTCGCCGAGGCGGCCGAGGCGCTGCCGGGCATCCGGATCGCCGGTGTCACCGCCTTCCCGTGCGTGCTGTGCGACCCCGCGACGGGTCTGCCCACCGCGACGGCCACCTTCGACCTGGCGCTCAAGGCCCGTGACCTGCTGGCGGCGCGCGGGCACCGGGACCTGAGACTGAGCGCGCCCAGCGCCACCTCGATGGCGTCCCTCCCGCTGCTCGCCGAGCGCGGGGCCACGCACGGGGAGCCGGGCCACGCCCTCACCGGCACCACTCCGCTGCACGCCCTGGACCCGGCCCAGCCCGAGAAGCCCGCGTACGTGTACGTCAGCGAGGTCGCGCACACCCTCGACGACGGCCGGCCGGCCCTGTTCGGTGGCGGTTTCTACGCCCGCTCCCACATCCGCGGCGCCCTCCTGCCACGCACCGGCACACGTCTGGGCGTGCGGGACGCCCCGGCCGAGAACATCGACTACTACCGGCTGCTCGACGCGCCCCCGCCCGGCTCGGACGTCCGGCTGGGCGACACCGCGCTGCTCGCCTTCCGCACCCAGATCTTCGTCACCCGCTCGACCGTCGCCGTCGTCTCCGGACTCGCCTCCGGTCGTCCCCGGCTGAACGGGCTCTACGACGCCCACGGCCGAGCCCTGTAA
- a CDS encoding phosphopentomutase → MARTVIVVIDGFGVGAMPDAGALRPGDLDADTCGHVLDHARAAFGRPLRLPVLGALGLGLVHPHRDLARSTRLPVAAGRAALGYPGADTFAGHQTMMGADFSRVTVARLADHLDEVAEALTGAGHRVERLDGEPLLLVDGAVLVHDNLEADPGINWNASGRLEDLPFDGPGGILAVARTVRAVAPVARVIAVGGHADGPLGSYVRRGDGGTVGLDTPATGFYRNGGLEVQHLGAPLDHTRQLPGLAARAGIPVTLVGKAADILVCEQADRRPAVGTADVLAHTLDAVRAGGDALVVANVQETDLAGHQQDSGRYGQVLEQVDSGLAGLLALLTGPGDRLIVTGDHGNDPSIGHAHHTREYVPVLIHRPDGAGVELLPDARSLADVGATAARSLALSPRDLAAGEPIGTDGEARAAALGR, encoded by the coding sequence ATGGCCAGGACCGTCATCGTCGTCATCGACGGATTCGGCGTCGGCGCCATGCCCGACGCGGGCGCCCTGCGCCCCGGCGACCTCGACGCCGACACCTGCGGGCACGTCCTCGACCACGCCCGTGCCGCGTTCGGCCGGCCGCTGCGGCTCCCGGTGCTCGGGGCGCTGGGCCTCGGTCTGGTGCACCCGCACCGTGATCTGGCGCGGAGCACCCGGCTGCCCGTGGCGGCGGGCCGGGCCGCCCTCGGCTACCCGGGCGCGGACACTTTCGCGGGCCACCAGACCATGATGGGCGCGGACTTCAGCCGGGTGACGGTGGCCCGGCTGGCCGACCATCTCGACGAGGTGGCCGAGGCGCTCACGGGGGCCGGGCACCGGGTGGAGCGGCTGGACGGGGAGCCGCTGCTGCTGGTCGACGGGGCGGTGCTGGTCCACGACAACCTGGAGGCCGACCCCGGGATCAACTGGAACGCCTCGGGGCGCCTGGAGGATCTGCCGTTCGACGGTCCGGGCGGGATTCTCGCGGTCGCCCGTACGGTGCGGGCGGTCGCCCCGGTCGCCCGGGTCATCGCGGTGGGCGGGCACGCGGACGGTCCGCTCGGCTCCTACGTACGGCGCGGGGACGGGGGCACCGTCGGTCTCGACACCCCGGCCACCGGCTTCTACCGCAACGGCGGCCTGGAGGTCCAGCACCTGGGCGCCCCGCTCGACCACACCCGTCAGCTCCCCGGTCTCGCGGCGCGGGCAGGCATCCCGGTCACCCTGGTGGGGAAGGCCGCCGACATCCTGGTGTGCGAACAGGCGGACCGGCGGCCGGCCGTGGGCACCGCCGACGTCCTGGCGCACACCCTGGACGCGGTGCGCGCCGGGGGCGACGCCCTGGTGGTCGCGAACGTCCAGGAGACGGATCTGGCAGGGCACCAGCAGGACAGCGGGCGCTACGGACAGGTGCTGGAGCAGGTGGACTCGGGGCTCGCCGGGCTCCTGGCGCTGCTCACAGGCCCCGGCGACCGGCTGATCGTCACCGGCGACCACGGCAACGACCCCTCGATCGGGCACGCGCACCACACCCGGGAGTATGTGCCGGTGCTGATCCACCGCCCCGACGGGGCCGGGGTGGAGCTGCTGCCGGACGCGCGGAGTCTCGCCGACGTGGGCGCGACCGCCGCCCGGTCGCTGGCGCTGTCCCCCCGGGACCTGGCGGCGGGAGAGCCGATCGGCACGGACGGGGAGGCGCGGGCCGCCGCACTCGGGAGGTAA